The Enterococcus sp. 7F3_DIV0205 genome has a window encoding:
- a CDS encoding DegV family protein, with translation MGSQSIDYKELQFAFQQGAIQLINEKQELNQINVFPVSDGDTGSNLASLMETILEESKSESTSVIDVFENIAEASLLGARGNSGIIFAQYFNGIYTNLLLQEEKNSVKSFIKSVKLAISEAYQAIENPVEGTIITVIRSWAEALNESEQMNSLEKLLPHALMEARQALENTTKQLKILQRNQVVDAGAKGFYLFIEGFTQAFVTKQAVARSIIGSNHSVKIDISESLHENTSEPNYRYCTEILLDQVTQTKEEIQEKLSTLGDSLIIAVNRGKARIHIHSNHPDQVLNYLSAIGQPIQQKADDMLLQYEVNTQKKAPIALVTDSIADLPADYVLNNQIHVLPMNILIDKTSYIDKITIQSNRLFELTKKQNERATSSQPTLKTVENLFSFLETRYESILVITVAGKLSGTYHTVKEAAKHRRAANTKIEVIDSKLNSAAQGLLIMRANEWIQSGIGFEELVRKIRSRRNQFKILVSVDDLNPMIESGRIPQSVGKIAKKVNLKPIVSLNQDGEGKLSNFTFSLEGNERKIVQHLKKMHKKNRIQRYAVVHADSEKRALLWKDKLVEQLGFQPSYVIDISTVIAMSAGQGSVAVAVELGEGTDSR, from the coding sequence ATGGGGAGTCAATCTATTGATTACAAAGAGTTGCAGTTTGCATTTCAACAAGGAGCCATTCAACTGATAAATGAGAAGCAAGAGTTGAATCAAATCAATGTTTTTCCTGTATCAGATGGCGATACTGGAAGTAATCTGGCTTCATTGATGGAGACGATACTTGAGGAATCCAAAAGTGAGTCAACTTCAGTCATTGATGTATTTGAAAATATTGCTGAGGCTTCTTTGTTAGGCGCTAGAGGAAATTCGGGTATCATTTTTGCCCAATATTTCAATGGTATTTATACTAATCTATTGCTGCAAGAAGAAAAAAATTCTGTTAAGAGCTTTATTAAGAGTGTAAAGTTAGCAATCAGTGAAGCCTATCAGGCAATTGAAAACCCCGTTGAAGGAACAATCATCACTGTCATTCGATCGTGGGCCGAAGCGCTTAACGAAAGTGAACAAATGAATAGTTTAGAAAAATTGTTACCACATGCTCTTATGGAGGCTAGACAAGCGCTGGAGAATACAACGAAACAATTAAAGATATTACAAAGAAATCAAGTTGTCGACGCAGGTGCGAAAGGCTTTTATTTGTTCATTGAAGGTTTCACGCAAGCTTTTGTAACGAAACAAGCAGTGGCTAGATCAATAATTGGTTCAAATCATTCTGTAAAAATTGACATTTCCGAGTCACTTCATGAAAATACGTCAGAGCCAAACTATCGTTATTGTACCGAAATTTTATTGGATCAGGTGACACAAACAAAAGAAGAAATCCAAGAAAAATTAAGTACGCTTGGGGATTCATTGATTATCGCTGTGAACCGTGGGAAAGCTAGAATTCATATTCATTCTAACCACCCTGATCAAGTTTTGAACTATTTAAGTGCTATAGGTCAGCCGATTCAACAAAAAGCAGATGACATGTTGTTACAATATGAAGTAAATACACAAAAAAAGGCACCAATTGCCTTAGTGACAGATTCGATCGCTGATTTACCTGCGGATTATGTGCTAAATAACCAGATCCATGTTCTACCAATGAACATATTGATTGACAAGACTAGCTACATCGACAAAATAACGATCCAAAGTAATCGGCTTTTTGAGTTAACTAAAAAACAAAACGAACGAGCGACTAGTTCTCAACCAACATTAAAAACTGTAGAAAATCTTTTTTCATTTTTAGAAACGAGATATGAGTCGATTTTAGTTATTACCGTTGCTGGAAAATTAAGCGGGACATATCATACTGTGAAAGAAGCTGCAAAACATAGAAGAGCGGCAAATACTAAAATTGAAGTTATTGACTCTAAACTAAATTCTGCCGCACAAGGATTATTGATCATGAGGGCGAATGAATGGATTCAATCTGGAATAGGCTTTGAAGAGTTAGTAAGGAAAATTAGAAGTAGAAGGAACCAATTTAAAATCTTAGTTAGCGTTGATGATTTAAATCCCATGATAGAATCCGGAAGAATTCCTCAATCTGTTGGGAAAATAGCAAAGAAAGTTAATTTGAAGCCTATTGTTAGCCTCAACCAAGATGGGGAAGGAAAGCTGAGCAATTTTACCTTTAGTTTAGAAGGAAATGAACGAAAAATTGTTCAGCACCTAAAAAAAATGCATAAAAAAAACAGGATACAGCGTTATGCTGTCGTTCATGCAGATTCAGAAAAAAGAGCTTTATTATGGAAAGATAAATTAGTAGAACAACTTGGATTTCAACCAAGTTATGTTATTGATATTTCAACTGTTATAGCGATGAGCGCCGGCCAAGGTAGTGTGGCTGTAGCAGTTGAATTAGGAGAAGGGACGGATTCAAGATGA
- a CDS encoding DUF1295 domain-containing protein codes for MIIWMISCVLFVYFTALFFLAQYLHNNSIVDLAWGIGFVLVAVTGYLVMPVKTTVSTVILVLVTIWGLRLFFHLAKRNIGKPEDYRYVNMRKRWGKHWAKLKAYLNVFILQGILLLVVSMPILFVMTSSVNTFYWWNGMGILIWLIGFGYETIGDYQLTKFKKTNDNHGKLLTTGLWSTTRHPNYFGEALSWWGIFLISLNETRNIWGIIGPVTITLLLLFVSGVPLLEKKYKDRPDFIAYAEKTPKFIPFIGKKGL; via the coding sequence ATGATTATCTGGATGATTAGTTGCGTATTATTTGTATACTTTACAGCGTTATTTTTTCTAGCACAATATCTTCACAATAATTCTATCGTTGATTTAGCTTGGGGTATTGGGTTTGTTCTCGTGGCAGTTACAGGCTATCTAGTTATGCCTGTAAAAACAACGGTCAGTACAGTTATTCTTGTATTAGTGACTATTTGGGGGCTTCGTTTGTTTTTCCATTTAGCTAAACGAAATATTGGCAAACCGGAAGATTATCGTTATGTGAATATGCGGAAACGTTGGGGCAAACATTGGGCGAAATTAAAAGCATATCTAAATGTTTTTATCTTACAAGGTATACTGTTGCTTGTTGTTTCAATGCCGATTCTTTTTGTAATGACTAGTTCAGTCAATACTTTTTATTGGTGGAATGGCATGGGAATTTTGATTTGGCTGATTGGATTTGGATATGAAACGATTGGTGATTATCAATTGACAAAATTTAAAAAGACTAATGATAATCATGGAAAGCTTTTAACAACAGGGTTGTGGTCAACGACAAGGCACCCTAATTATTTTGGTGAAGCATTAAGTTGGTGGGGGATTTTTCTTATAAGTTTGAATGAGACACGAAATATCTGGGGAATTATAGGGCCTGTGACGATTACATTGTTGCTTTTATTTGTATCGGGTGTTCCTTTGCTTGAAAAGAAATACAAAGATCGCCCTGATTTTATTGCTTATGCAGAAAAAACGCCTAAATTTATTCCGTTTATTGGGAAAAAAGGATTATGA
- a CDS encoding tryptophan-rich sensory protein codes for MNTTQSLWSKLLVTIIYVVMLGTNAAAVLLPLNGMTTKEVSDSYPNLFAPAGLTFAIWSVIYLLLGGFVIYQWFKPAERSILADQKNGRKLRNLFIVSSILNSVWLLAWQYLYIDLSVVIMLALLIVLIYMNRMLANATLTKKDSIFLRLPFSVYFGWITIATIANITAFLVDKNSKFLQNNQVLWTVIILIMGLMIISITIIRNHDIAYGLATLWAYYGILNKHQAADGWNGAYPVIITTVSICLVILAIICIYEMVLFFKRKKSVV; via the coding sequence ATGAATACAACTCAATCTTTATGGTCAAAATTACTAGTAACCATCATTTATGTTGTAATGCTTGGCACAAATGCAGCGGCTGTTTTATTGCCTCTAAATGGGATGACAACAAAAGAAGTTTCTGATTCTTATCCTAATTTGTTCGCACCAGCAGGTTTAACGTTTGCTATTTGGTCAGTGATTTATTTGTTACTTGGGGGATTTGTTATTTATCAATGGTTTAAACCAGCAGAGCGCTCAATTTTAGCTGATCAGAAAAACGGCAGAAAATTAAGAAATTTATTTATCGTTTCTTCTATATTGAATAGTGTTTGGTTATTGGCGTGGCAGTATCTGTATATTGATTTGTCAGTTGTGATCATGTTGGCGTTGCTGATTGTGTTGATTTACATGAATCGTATGTTAGCAAATGCAACATTGACTAAAAAAGATTCGATATTTTTGAGATTACCATTCAGTGTTTATTTTGGCTGGATCACAATTGCAACTATTGCAAATATAACAGCCTTTTTAGTGGATAAGAATAGTAAGTTTCTTCAAAATAATCAAGTGTTGTGGACGGTCATCATACTGATTATGGGTTTAATGATTATTAGCATAACAATTATTCGTAATCATGATATCGCCTATGGTTTAGCGACTTTGTGGGCTTATTACGGGATTTTGAACAAACATCAAGCTGCAGATGGGTGGAATGGTGCTTATCCGGTTATTATTACGACAGTTAGTATTTGCCTTGTTATTTTGGCAATTATCTGTATCTATGAAATGGTTTTATTCTTTAAAAGAAAAAAGAGTGTCGTCTAG
- a CDS encoding TetR/AcrR family transcriptional regulator: MDNETTNTRAKIIQVATRLFMDNGYQSTSTRQIAQLAEVTQPNLYHHFKNKEAVYVGVIESLLHDVNEELLKIVDNQELETISKLQKFAECLKTQHPFDFDLMMHDFRTKLTTKTQVKLFSLWNQSYKAPLLSLFEESDFSLRMGVSSEVAAAHFLNTLSPYIKTEQNSSALSIAQVVDLFIFGISTNKP; encoded by the coding sequence ATGGATAACGAAACGACAAATACAAGAGCTAAAATCATCCAAGTCGCAACAAGGCTGTTCATGGATAATGGGTATCAAAGTACTTCAACAAGACAAATCGCGCAGTTGGCTGAAGTGACACAGCCAAATTTATACCATCATTTTAAAAATAAAGAAGCGGTTTATGTCGGAGTGATCGAAAGTTTATTACATGATGTAAACGAGGAATTGCTTAAAATTGTGGACAACCAAGAACTTGAAACAATTAGTAAGTTACAAAAGTTTGCGGAGTGTTTGAAAACACAACATCCTTTCGATTTTGATTTGATGATGCATGATTTTAGAACGAAGTTGACTACAAAGACCCAAGTAAAATTATTTTCACTCTGGAATCAGTCTTATAAGGCACCATTGTTAAGTCTATTTGAAGAAAGTGATTTCTCACTACGTATGGGCGTATCATCTGAGGTTGCAGCTGCGCATTTTCTTAATACGCTTTCTCCTTATATAAAAACAGAACAAAATAGTTCAGCGTTGAGCATTGCTCAAGTGGTAGATCTCTTTATTTTCGGAATTTCAACAAACAAACCATAA
- the yidC gene encoding membrane protein insertase YidC, whose protein sequence is MRKLNKWLLSSGLFTLVLFLSGCVKTGSDGQPTGEGIIYNLLVKPMSSAITYLVDNFNWNYGWAIIFITIIVRLIIMPLGLNQSKKSMIQTEKMQAIKPQIDAVQAKVKEATTREEQMQAQAEMQQVYKENNMSMMGGIGCLPLLIQMPIFSALFFAARYTKGIGDASFFGVNLGQPSIIFVVLAGVAYLLQGYLSTIGIPEEQKKTMKSMLIVSPLMIVFMSISSPAGVTLYWVVGGIFSSIQTLITNKFLKPRIKAQVAEELKQNPPKQVVTPRKDVTPTAEKSMPKASVQKNASNKGRNAGKQNRK, encoded by the coding sequence ATGAGAAAATTAAATAAGTGGCTACTGAGCTCTGGTCTATTTACTTTAGTACTATTTTTATCAGGATGTGTAAAGACAGGATCAGATGGTCAACCAACTGGTGAAGGGATCATCTATAATTTATTAGTGAAACCTATGAGCAGTGCCATTACATATCTTGTTGATAACTTCAATTGGAATTATGGCTGGGCAATCATTTTTATCACGATCATTGTTCGACTGATCATTATGCCACTGGGCTTGAACCAATCAAAAAAAAGCATGATTCAAACGGAAAAAATGCAAGCGATCAAGCCTCAAATTGATGCAGTTCAAGCAAAAGTCAAAGAAGCAACAACTCGTGAAGAACAAATGCAAGCTCAAGCTGAAATGCAACAAGTCTACAAAGAAAATAATATGAGTATGATGGGTGGCATCGGCTGTCTACCGTTATTGATTCAAATGCCAATCTTCTCTGCTTTATTTTTTGCTGCACGTTATACAAAAGGAATCGGCGATGCCTCGTTTTTCGGTGTCAACCTTGGACAACCAAGTATTATATTTGTTGTTTTAGCAGGTGTAGCCTATTTACTTCAAGGGTATCTTTCTACGATCGGTATTCCAGAAGAACAAAAGAAAACAATGAAATCAATGCTGATCGTATCACCATTAATGATCGTATTCATGTCAATCAGCTCTCCAGCTGGCGTAACCTTGTATTGGGTTGTTGGTGGGATTTTCAGCAGTATCCAAACATTGATCACAAATAAATTCTTAAAACCAAGGATTAAGGCTCAAGTAGCAGAAGAATTAAAACAAAATCCACCTAAACAAGTCGTTACACCTCGTAAAGATGTAACGCCAACAGCAGAAAAATCTATGCCAAAAGCATCAGTTCAAAAAAATGCTTCTAACAAAGGAAGAAATGCTGGGAAACAAAATAGAAAGTAA
- a CDS encoding acylphosphatase — protein sequence MRKVRMNVQGRVQGVGFRYMTKMVADELGICGTVKNEDDGSVSIESLGEDDSMSKFIQKIKDSPSPAGRVTYVDIQEDPLIEDYTNFKVTN from the coding sequence ATGAGAAAAGTTCGCATGAATGTACAAGGAAGAGTTCAAGGTGTTGGTTTTCGCTATATGACTAAAATGGTTGCGGATGAACTAGGAATTTGTGGAACGGTAAAAAATGAAGACGACGGTTCCGTTTCGATTGAATCTTTAGGTGAGGATGATTCTATGTCCAAATTCATCCAAAAAATCAAAGATTCTCCTAGCCCTGCGGGTCGTGTGACTTACGTAGACATTCAAGAAGACCCTTTGATTGAAGACTATACAAACTTCAAAGTGACAAACTGA
- a CDS encoding TrmH family RNA methyltransferase: MKEILSTKNVMIKEFKKLHKKKYREEKKQYIIEGFHLIEEAVKANEQINWILCNQRGKNEWSVWLEQQPEEIVINVSDEVLAVLSELPTPQGMIAIVEMPKYENNIQFSGSWLLLDNVQDPGNVGTMIRTADAAGLSGVVLGDGSSDIYNTKVLRAMQGSNYHLPVIRKPLAAIIDEFKKKQIPVYGTELNPEAVSYKTIVRANDYALIMGNEGRGVSPEFLEMTDQNIYIPIKGSAESLNVAIAAGILMYHLSE, from the coding sequence ATGAAAGAAATTTTATCGACAAAAAATGTAATGATCAAGGAATTCAAAAAATTACATAAGAAAAAGTATAGGGAAGAAAAAAAACAGTATATTATCGAAGGATTTCATTTGATCGAAGAAGCAGTTAAAGCGAATGAACAAATCAACTGGATACTTTGCAATCAACGTGGAAAAAATGAATGGTCTGTTTGGCTAGAGCAACAGCCAGAGGAAATAGTTATCAATGTATCTGATGAAGTCTTGGCGGTTCTTTCGGAGCTACCAACACCACAAGGGATGATTGCCATTGTTGAGATGCCAAAATATGAGAACAATATACAGTTTTCAGGAAGTTGGTTACTATTAGATAACGTGCAGGATCCCGGCAATGTAGGCACGATGATTCGGACAGCAGATGCTGCGGGTCTTTCAGGTGTAGTTTTAGGTGACGGAAGTTCAGATATTTATAATACCAAAGTGCTTCGGGCGATGCAGGGAAGTAACTACCACTTGCCTGTTATACGGAAACCATTAGCTGCAATTATTGATGAATTTAAAAAAAAGCAAATCCCAGTTTATGGAACGGAACTAAATCCAGAGGCAGTTTCGTATAAGACAATAGTTAGGGCCAATGATTATGCATTAATTATGGGAAACGAAGGAAGAGGTGTCTCACCAGAGTTTTTAGAGATGACAGACCAAAATATTTATATTCCAATTAAAGGATCTGCAGAATCGCTGAATGTAGCGATTGCCGCTGGGATTTTAATGTATCATCTATCTGAGTGA
- the rpsB gene encoding 30S ribosomal protein S2: MAVISMKQLLEAGVHFGHQTRRWNPKMKKYIFTERNGIYIIDLQKTVKLVDAAYDYMKNVAEDGGVALFVGTKKQAQEAIKDEAIRSGQYFVNHRWLGGTLTNWDTIQKRIKRLKDINKMEEDGTFEVLPKKEVVGLNKQRERLEKFLGGIQDMPRIPDVMYIVDPRKERIAVQEAQKLNIPIVAMVDTNCDPDEIDVVIPSNDDAIRAVKLITAKMADAFIEGNQGEDQAVEEIFVEEAPEAATSIEEIVDVVEGSNDSAE, translated from the coding sequence ATGGCAGTAATTTCTATGAAACAATTACTAGAAGCCGGCGTACACTTTGGACACCAAACTCGTCGCTGGAACCCAAAAATGAAGAAATACATCTTCACAGAAAGAAACGGAATCTACATCATTGACTTACAAAAAACAGTCAAATTAGTAGATGCTGCTTACGATTACATGAAAAATGTTGCTGAAGACGGCGGCGTTGCATTATTCGTAGGAACTAAAAAACAAGCACAAGAAGCGATCAAAGACGAAGCGATTCGTTCAGGTCAATACTTTGTTAATCACCGTTGGTTAGGTGGAACTTTAACTAACTGGGATACTATCCAAAAACGTATCAAACGTTTGAAAGATATCAATAAAATGGAAGAAGACGGAACATTCGAAGTTCTTCCTAAAAAAGAAGTTGTTGGTTTAAACAAACAACGTGAACGTCTTGAAAAATTCTTAGGTGGTATCCAAGATATGCCTAGAATTCCAGATGTTATGTATATTGTTGATCCTCGTAAAGAGCGTATTGCTGTTCAAGAAGCACAAAAATTGAACATCCCAATCGTTGCGATGGTTGATACAAACTGTGATCCAGATGAAATCGATGTAGTAATTCCATCAAATGACGATGCAATTCGTGCGGTTAAATTGATCACTGCTAAAATGGCTGATGCTTTCATCGAAGGAAACCAAGGTGAAGATCAAGCTGTTGAAGAAATCTTTGTTGAAGAAGCACCAGAAGCAGCAACTTCAATCGAAGAAATCGTTGATGTTGTTGAAGGCAGCAACGATTCAGCAGAATAA
- the tsf gene encoding translation elongation factor Ts, producing the protein MADISAKLVKELRDMTGVGMMDAKRALVEVEGNMEAAVDYLREKGMAKAAKKNDRVAAEGLANVASNGNFAAIVEVNSETDFVSKNEMFQDLVKKIATEIATNKPANMEEALALKTDKGTLETELIEATTVIGEKISFRRFELVEKDDNAAFGAYLHMGGRIAVLTVLEGTTDEEVAKDVAMHVAAINPRYVNESQIPQEELEHEKAILSEQALNEGKPANIVDKMVVGRLNKFKAEISLVDQPFVKDPDMTVEKYVASKGASVKSFIRFEVGEGIEKREDNFADEVMSQIKK; encoded by the coding sequence ATGGCAGATATTTCAGCAAAATTAGTTAAAGAACTACGCGACATGACTGGTGTCGGTATGATGGATGCAAAAAGAGCATTAGTAGAAGTAGAAGGTAACATGGAAGCGGCTGTTGATTACCTACGCGAAAAAGGTATGGCTAAAGCAGCTAAGAAAAATGACCGTGTTGCAGCTGAAGGTTTAGCAAACGTTGCTTCAAACGGAAACTTTGCAGCGATCGTTGAAGTAAACTCAGAAACAGACTTCGTTTCTAAAAACGAAATGTTCCAAGATTTAGTTAAAAAAATCGCTACTGAGATTGCTACTAACAAACCAGCAAACATGGAAGAAGCTTTAGCTCTTAAAACAGACAAAGGTACTTTAGAAACTGAATTGATCGAAGCAACAACTGTTATCGGAGAAAAGATCAGCTTCCGTCGTTTTGAATTAGTAGAAAAAGATGACAATGCTGCCTTTGGTGCTTATTTACACATGGGTGGACGTATTGCCGTATTGACAGTATTAGAAGGAACAACTGACGAAGAAGTGGCGAAAGACGTTGCAATGCACGTAGCCGCTATCAACCCACGTTACGTAAACGAATCTCAAATTCCACAAGAAGAATTAGAACATGAAAAAGCAATTCTTTCTGAACAAGCTTTAAACGAAGGCAAACCAGCTAATATCGTTGATAAAATGGTTGTTGGACGTCTAAACAAATTTAAAGCTGAAATTTCATTAGTGGATCAACCATTTGTTAAAGATCCAGATATGACAGTTGAAAAATATGTAGCATCTAAAGGCGCATCAGTTAAATCATTTATCCGCTTTGAAGTTGGCGAAGGAATCGAAAAACGTGAAGATAACTTTGCGGATGAAGTAATGAGCCAAATCAAAAAATAA
- the pyrH gene encoding UMP kinase has product MVKPKYQRVVLKLSGEALAGEEGFGIKPPTIKEIVEEIKEVHELGIEMAIVVGGGNIWRGQIGAQMGMERAQADYMGMLATVMNALALQDTLENLGVPTRVQTSIEMRQIAEPYIRRRAERHLEKGRIVIFAGGTGNPYFSTDTTAALRAAEIDADVILMAKNNVDGVYSADPKLDANAVKFEELTHLDVISKGLQVMDSTASSLSMDNDIPLVVFNLNETGNIRRACLGENIGTTVRGK; this is encoded by the coding sequence ATGGTAAAACCTAAATATCAACGCGTTGTATTAAAGTTAAGTGGCGAAGCTTTGGCCGGAGAAGAAGGGTTTGGAATTAAACCTCCAACAATCAAAGAGATTGTAGAAGAAATCAAAGAAGTTCATGAACTAGGAATTGAAATGGCGATCGTTGTTGGCGGTGGAAATATCTGGCGTGGACAAATTGGTGCACAAATGGGTATGGAACGTGCTCAAGCTGATTATATGGGAATGCTTGCAACAGTGATGAATGCTTTAGCACTACAAGACACTTTAGAAAACTTAGGCGTTCCAACACGTGTTCAAACTTCTATTGAGATGCGTCAAATTGCAGAACCATACATTCGACGACGTGCAGAACGTCACTTAGAAAAAGGCCGTATCGTTATTTTTGCTGGTGGAACGGGAAATCCATATTTCTCAACGGACACAACTGCAGCTTTGCGAGCAGCAGAAATTGATGCAGATGTGATTTTAATGGCTAAGAACAATGTTGATGGGGTATATTCTGCGGATCCTAAATTAGATGCAAATGCAGTCAAATTTGAAGAATTGACCCATTTAGATGTCATTTCAAAAGGATTACAAGTAATGGATTCAACAGCAAGCTCACTAAGTATGGATAATGATATTCCATTAGTGGTTTTCAATTTAAATGAAACAGGAAATATTCGCCGTGCTTGTCTAGGTGAAAATATTGGAACAACCGTAAGGGGGAAATAA
- the frr gene encoding ribosome recycling factor: protein MSGTVLATAKEKMSKAEQSLQRELGQIRAGRANASLLDRIQVDYYGALTPVNQLAGINIPEARVLMITPFDKNSLEDIEKAIQASDIGISPTNDGTVIRLVIPQLTEERRKELAKDVKKAAENAKIAVRNIRRDAIDELKKQQKSNDITEDELRNLEKEAQKLTDDSVKNIDTITSEKEKELLEV from the coding sequence ATGAGTGGAACTGTATTAGCAACAGCAAAAGAAAAAATGAGTAAAGCAGAACAGAGTTTACAACGTGAATTAGGACAAATTCGTGCAGGACGTGCCAATGCAAGTCTTCTTGATCGTATTCAAGTAGATTATTACGGGGCGCTTACACCAGTTAACCAACTTGCAGGGATCAACATCCCAGAAGCACGTGTATTAATGATTACACCTTTTGACAAAAATTCACTTGAAGATATCGAAAAAGCAATTCAAGCTAGCGATATCGGAATCAGCCCAACAAATGATGGTACTGTGATTCGCTTAGTAATTCCGCAACTGACGGAAGAACGTCGTAAAGAATTAGCAAAAGATGTGAAAAAAGCTGCTGAAAATGCTAAAATTGCTGTTCGTAATATTCGTCGTGACGCTATCGATGAGTTGAAAAAACAACAAAAAAGTAATGATATCACTGAGGATGAGCTACGTAATTTAGAAAAAGAAGCTCAAAAATTAACAGATGATAGCGTGAAAAATATTGATACTATCACTTCAGAAAAAGAAAAAGAGCTTTTAGAAGTTTAA
- a CDS encoding ABC transporter permease: MNFIKRALCSVTRKKGKSLILFAVIFVLGNVIAGSIAIQQSTQNVEKSVKKQLGGTATIQLDYENNQDEFAKEDLKIEQLKVDLMKKIGDSPYVKYYDYNAVTMIQTKNLKSASLDSEQSGGMMEGVTLKGSNYPKILDVEEKNIKLVEGKVFTQEDIDNGKNVGLISSKVAEENGLSIGDQMVMDSRAFDYTESGEEKEIFKIDIPIEIIGIFEPTTVEMKDKENKKNDEQNMNQQFMSLQQLNTVYLPNKTVLEINKDYLEKLKKADPNSPFLSDENQEEYYTPVYVLNSPDDVEAFKEETQPLLPKLYTVKASTDQYEQIGGSMKKMSQISGYVVMIAVIATLLIISLVVLLFMRDRKHELGIYLSLGDKRSHVMGQIMIEMLIISGIALILSLITGNFLGKMVSESLLNSDILNSANDQMNMFMGFDGLGSTELTTDDIMNAYEVKFSLGYIVTYLVVGLGTVLLAAILPLLYIVRLNPKKIMM, translated from the coding sequence GTGAATTTTATCAAACGTGCATTATGTAGTGTCACTAGAAAAAAAGGGAAGTCACTCATTTTATTTGCAGTGATATTTGTATTGGGCAATGTAATCGCAGGATCAATTGCGATTCAGCAGTCTACGCAAAATGTTGAAAAAAGTGTCAAAAAACAATTAGGTGGTACGGCTACTATTCAACTTGATTACGAAAACAATCAAGATGAATTTGCAAAAGAAGATCTTAAAATTGAGCAACTTAAAGTAGATTTAATGAAAAAAATAGGTGATTCTCCTTATGTAAAATACTACGATTACAACGCTGTAACAATGATACAGACAAAAAATCTAAAAAGTGCTTCATTAGATTCAGAGCAATCTGGCGGAATGATGGAGGGCGTTACATTAAAAGGATCAAATTATCCTAAAATATTAGACGTTGAAGAAAAAAACATTAAATTAGTTGAGGGAAAAGTGTTCACTCAAGAAGATATTGACAATGGCAAAAATGTTGGATTAATTTCTTCAAAGGTTGCAGAAGAAAATGGACTATCAATCGGTGATCAAATGGTCATGGACAGTAGAGCCTTTGATTACACTGAGTCTGGTGAAGAAAAGGAAATATTTAAAATAGATATTCCTATCGAAATCATAGGGATTTTTGAACCTACAACAGTAGAAATGAAAGACAAAGAAAATAAGAAAAATGATGAGCAAAACATGAATCAACAATTTATGTCATTGCAACAACTCAATACGGTTTATTTACCAAATAAAACAGTATTGGAGATCAATAAAGACTATTTGGAAAAATTGAAAAAAGCTGATCCTAACAGTCCTTTTTTATCAGATGAAAACCAAGAAGAATATTATACACCTGTCTATGTATTAAATAGTCCAGATGATGTAGAGGCGTTTAAAGAAGAGACACAGCCTTTGTTACCGAAACTATATACAGTGAAAGCTTCAACTGACCAATACGAACAAATTGGTGGAAGTATGAAGAAAATGTCACAAATTTCAGGTTATGTTGTTATGATTGCTGTTATAGCGACATTACTGATCATTTCTCTTGTTGTATTATTATTTATGCGTGATCGTAAACATGAATTAGGAATTTACCTATCGTTAGGAGATAAACGAAGCCATGTGATGGGACAGATTATGATAGAAATGCTGATCATAAGCGGAATTGCATTGATTCTTTCACTGATTACTGGTAATTTCTTAGGCAAAATGGTTTCAGAATCATTACTGAACAGTGATATTTTAAACAGCGCAAATGATCAAATGAATATGTTTATGGGATTTGACGGCTTAGGATCAACAGAACTTACAACTGACGACATCATGAATGCTTATGAAGTGAAATTCTCATTAGGTTATATTGTCACTTATTTAGTTGTTGGCTTAGGCACAGTGTTGTTAGCAGCGATCTTACCATTGTTGTACATTGTTCGCTTGAATCCAAAGAAAATTATGATGTAG